The following proteins are co-located in the Micromonospora viridifaciens genome:
- the galT gene encoding galactose-1-phosphate uridylyltransferase — translation MRRTRIELADGRELIYFDERDGAVRDQPDRRALPPPPHASQLRYDPLTDEWVAVAVHRQTRTFLPPADQCPLCPSRDGRLSEIPAPDYDVAVFENRFPALSQRVAAEPARITPFTPVRPGHGRCEVVCFTDDHHASFASLTPRRVRTVLDALADRTTALSELPGVEQVFPFENRGVEIGVTLHHPHGQIYAYPFVTPRTRAMLAAARRHAERTGANLYADVLAAERAAGDRVVASNAHWTAYVPAAARWPFEVHVAPHRAVPDIPALDDAERDAFGPLYLDLLRRFDRLFDLPMPYIAAWYQAPVHAERDLGHLHLQLFSIRRAGDKLKYLAGSESAMGVFINDIAPERAAELLRAAGTEGPLVNAARTAGAPG, via the coding sequence ATGCGGCGTACGCGGATCGAGCTGGCCGACGGCCGGGAGCTCATCTACTTCGACGAGCGGGACGGCGCGGTTCGCGACCAGCCGGACCGGCGTGCGCTGCCCCCGCCGCCGCACGCGTCGCAGCTGCGGTACGACCCGCTCACCGACGAGTGGGTGGCGGTCGCGGTGCACCGACAGACCCGCACCTTCCTGCCCCCGGCCGACCAGTGCCCGCTCTGCCCGTCCCGGGACGGCCGGCTCAGCGAGATCCCCGCCCCCGACTACGACGTGGCCGTCTTCGAGAACCGCTTCCCCGCGCTGAGCCAGCGGGTCGCCGCGGAGCCGGCCCGGATCACCCCGTTCACCCCGGTGCGTCCGGGGCACGGCCGGTGCGAGGTGGTCTGCTTCACCGACGACCACCACGCCTCGTTCGCCAGCCTCACCCCCCGACGGGTGCGGACCGTGCTGGACGCCCTCGCCGACCGGACCACCGCGCTGAGCGAGCTGCCCGGGGTGGAGCAGGTCTTCCCGTTCGAGAATCGGGGCGTGGAGATCGGCGTGACCCTGCACCACCCGCACGGGCAGATCTACGCGTACCCCTTCGTGACGCCCCGCACCCGGGCGATGCTCGCCGCCGCCCGCCGGCACGCCGAGCGCACCGGCGCCAACCTGTACGCGGACGTGCTCGCCGCCGAGCGCGCCGCCGGGGACCGGGTGGTGGCGAGCAACGCGCACTGGACGGCGTACGTGCCGGCGGCGGCCCGCTGGCCGTTCGAGGTGCACGTGGCCCCGCACCGGGCGGTGCCGGACATCCCGGCCCTGGACGACGCCGAGCGGGACGCGTTCGGCCCGCTCTACCTGGACCTGCTGCGCCGTTTCGACCGGCTGTTCGACCTGCCGATGCCCTACATCGCCGCCTGGTACCAGGCCCCGGTGCACGCGGAGCGCGACCTGGGCCATCTGCACCTGCAGCTGTTCAGCATCCGCCGGGCCGGGGACAAGCTCAAGTACCTGGCCGGCTCGGAGTCGGCGATGGGCGTGTTCATCAACGACATCGCCCCGGAGCGGGCCGCCGAGCTGCTGCGCGCCGCCGGAACGGAAGGGCCCCTTGTCAACGCCGCACGTACAGCAGGGGCACCCGGTTAA
- the cysC gene encoding adenylyl-sulfate kinase, with the protein MSNGWVLPEDVLRDAPAYAPRTGELADLELLLTGAYAPLTGFMTRADLAALSRRGQLADGTPWPVPVTLQVPAALAETLELDDPLRRALVLTDGEGAPVAAMDVADVWPVREGIVGVGGAVRRLGDGGHGPFQRLRRSPDDVRSLLPPGRVLGVFADRPLHRPQLAQIAHAARTLGAHLLVMIPVGEGGSGGLPSEALVRAVFAARDRMPPATLVAVPLARRRDEISDALLRARVAAAYGVTHLLSTEGMLSGAGLRVLLPRELAYDNRDGQWRWREDIPPRNRRQALSPEEIDDLLDRGFPLPEWHTPPAVAKELARARPPRRHRGLVIFLTGLSGSGKSTISRGLADLLREGGERSVTLLDGDVVRRELSAGLGFSKAERDANVRRIGWVAAEIARHRGVGICCPIAPYAAARATAREMAHAAGAGFVLVHVATPLEVCEQRDRKGLYARARAGLITGMTGVDDPYEEPADADLTVDTTDLTVEEAVQRVMDHLIETGWVEPRLQSA; encoded by the coding sequence ATGAGCAACGGGTGGGTGCTGCCCGAGGACGTGTTGCGGGACGCGCCGGCGTACGCGCCTCGCACCGGCGAGCTGGCCGATCTGGAGTTGCTGCTGACCGGGGCGTACGCCCCGCTGACCGGCTTCATGACCCGGGCCGACCTGGCCGCCCTGAGCCGGCGCGGGCAGCTCGCCGACGGCACGCCGTGGCCGGTGCCGGTGACCCTCCAGGTGCCGGCGGCGCTCGCCGAAACGCTGGAGCTGGACGACCCGCTGCGCCGGGCGCTGGTGCTCACCGACGGCGAGGGCGCCCCGGTGGCCGCGATGGACGTGGCCGACGTGTGGCCGGTCCGCGAGGGCATTGTGGGCGTCGGCGGCGCGGTCCGTCGGCTCGGCGACGGCGGCCACGGGCCGTTCCAGCGATTGCGCCGCAGCCCCGACGACGTCCGGTCGCTGCTGCCGCCGGGCCGGGTGCTCGGCGTCTTCGCCGACCGGCCGCTGCACCGGCCGCAGCTCGCGCAGATCGCGCACGCCGCCCGCACGCTCGGCGCGCACCTGCTGGTGATGATTCCGGTGGGCGAGGGAGGCAGCGGGGGGCTGCCGTCCGAGGCGCTGGTCCGCGCCGTGTTCGCCGCCCGCGACCGGATGCCCCCGGCCACCCTGGTGGCGGTGCCGCTGGCCCGGCGGCGCGACGAGATCAGCGACGCCCTGCTCCGGGCCCGGGTCGCCGCCGCGTACGGGGTGACCCACCTGCTCTCCACCGAGGGGATGCTCTCCGGGGCCGGCCTGCGGGTGCTGCTGCCCCGCGAGTTGGCGTACGACAACCGGGACGGGCAGTGGCGCTGGCGGGAGGACATCCCGCCGCGCAACCGGCGGCAGGCGCTCAGCCCGGAGGAGATCGACGACCTGCTCGACCGGGGCTTCCCGCTGCCCGAGTGGCACACCCCGCCGGCGGTGGCGAAGGAGCTGGCCCGGGCCCGCCCACCGCGCCGGCACCGCGGCCTGGTGATCTTCCTGACCGGGCTGTCCGGGTCCGGCAAGTCGACCATCTCCCGCGGCCTGGCCGACCTGCTGCGCGAGGGCGGCGAGCGGAGTGTCACCCTGCTCGACGGCGACGTGGTGCGGCGGGAGCTCTCCGCCGGGCTGGGCTTCAGCAAGGCCGAGCGGGACGCCAACGTGCGCCGGATCGGCTGGGTGGCCGCCGAGATCGCCCGGCACCGGGGGGTGGGCATCTGCTGCCCGATCGCCCCGTACGCGGCGGCCCGGGCCACCGCCCGGGAGATGGCGCACGCCGCCGGGGCGGGCTTCGTGCTGGTCCACGTCGCCACCCCGCTGGAGGTGTGCGAGCAGCGCGACCGCAAGGGCCTGTACGCCCGCGCCCGGGCCGGCCTGATCACCGGGATGACCGGCGTCGACGACCCGTACGAGGAGCCGGCCGACGCCGACCTGACGGTGGACACCACCGACCTGACCGTCGAGGAGGCGGTCCAGCGGGTGATGGACCATCTGATCGAGACCGGCTGGGTGGAGCCCCGCCTCCAGTCCGCCTGA
- a CDS encoding glycosyltransferase family 2 protein: MTVGADMPKVSVVIPAYNCGANVDRLVASLRRQSLPAGEFEVIFVDDGSTDGTPQRLDELAAAHPHIQVLHQENSGWPSRPRNVGVERARGDYVFFADDDDWFGDEALERLHACAREHDADIVVGKMAGHGRAVPRELFRQNRFDATPANAPLIDSLTCHKLFRRSFLLEHRLQFSEGPYLRLEDHRMVVRAYLLSRRTCVLSDYTCYHHYLRSDQTNVTAKRFDPTEYYASLREALEIVNAHVPPGPLRDRLHRRWLRNEMLDRLRGRRLLDAPEGWVEQIAREIQEIIRDRLAPGVAAGLPPLYRALARLAEEGRVADLRRLAEWEVGVRAHGVVDRWAVRGSTLTLTFSAQLRAGDRPLRFGNDPHGLPVLPVGNVEPTPGAATPASPAKLDLVARRQETQEEIFVPVTVETERVPAEGGLHVLHKATATVDFAAFNSGRTRGTWQLRARVTSAGWTRDVGLALLVHCATDGAPPQVEYERAFWSRLRRLARRLGGHLPRTAVRAR; the protein is encoded by the coding sequence ATGACCGTCGGCGCGGACATGCCCAAGGTGAGCGTGGTGATACCCGCCTACAACTGCGGGGCGAACGTCGACCGGCTCGTCGCGTCGTTGCGGCGCCAGTCCCTGCCGGCCGGGGAGTTCGAGGTGATCTTCGTCGACGACGGCTCGACCGACGGTACCCCGCAGCGCCTGGACGAACTGGCCGCCGCCCACCCGCACATCCAGGTGCTGCACCAGGAGAACTCCGGGTGGCCGTCGCGCCCGCGCAACGTGGGAGTGGAGCGGGCCCGGGGCGACTACGTCTTCTTCGCCGACGACGACGACTGGTTCGGGGACGAGGCGCTGGAGCGGCTGCACGCCTGCGCGCGGGAGCACGACGCCGACATCGTGGTCGGCAAGATGGCCGGGCACGGGCGCGCCGTGCCACGGGAGCTGTTCCGGCAGAACCGCTTCGACGCCACGCCGGCGAACGCGCCGCTCATCGACAGCCTGACCTGCCACAAACTGTTCCGACGGTCGTTCCTGCTGGAGCACCGGCTCCAGTTCTCGGAGGGGCCGTACCTCCGGCTCGAGGACCACCGCATGGTCGTCCGGGCGTATCTGCTGTCCCGGCGGACCTGTGTGCTGTCCGACTACACCTGCTACCACCACTACCTTCGGTCGGACCAGACCAACGTGACGGCCAAGCGGTTCGACCCGACGGAGTACTACGCCAGCCTCCGTGAGGCCCTCGAGATCGTGAACGCGCACGTCCCGCCGGGTCCGCTACGCGACCGCCTGCACCGGCGGTGGCTCCGCAACGAGATGCTGGACCGGCTGCGCGGGCGCCGGCTGCTCGACGCCCCGGAGGGGTGGGTCGAGCAGATCGCCCGGGAGATCCAGGAGATCATCCGGGACCGGCTCGCGCCGGGCGTCGCCGCCGGCCTGCCGCCGCTGTACCGGGCCCTCGCGCGCCTCGCCGAGGAGGGCCGGGTCGCGGACCTGCGCCGGTTGGCCGAATGGGAGGTGGGCGTCCGGGCGCACGGCGTCGTGGACCGCTGGGCGGTGCGGGGGTCGACCCTGACCCTCACCTTCTCCGCCCAACTCCGGGCCGGAGACCGGCCGCTGCGGTTCGGGAACGACCCGCACGGGCTGCCGGTGCTTCCGGTGGGCAACGTCGAACCGACGCCGGGGGCCGCCACCCCGGCCAGCCCGGCGAAACTGGACCTCGTGGCCCGCCGCCAGGAGACCCAGGAGGAGATCTTCGTCCCGGTCACCGTCGAGACCGAGCGGGTACCCGCGGAAGGCGGGCTGCACGTCCTGCACAAGGCGACCGCCACGGTGGATTTCGCGGCGTTCAACTCGGGCCGGACGCGAGGTACCTGGCAGCTGCGGGCCCGGGTGACCAGCGCCGGCTGGACCAGGGACGTCGGCCTGGCACTGCTCGTGCACTGCGCCACCGACGGCGCCCCGCCCCAGGTGGAGTACGAGCGGGCCTTCTGGTCGCGGCTGCGGCGGTTGGCCCGTCGGCTCGGCGGTCACCTGCCCCGGACGGCGGTACGGGCTCGGTAA
- a CDS encoding ABC transporter ATP-binding protein, whose translation MTLLATESLTKTYGGRVTALADLTVSVEPGIIGLVGANGAGKSTLIKILLGLLAPTSGRVSVLGLDPTTDPAAVRARVGYMPEHDALPPDLSAAELVTHLGRISGLPRTVARERASEALRHVGLHEERHRAVGGYSTGMKQRVKLAQALVHDPDLLLLDEPTNGLDPAGRDAMLALIHRIGTEFGISVVVCSHLLGEVERICDTLVAIDGGRLLRADRVAAMTSATDVLAVEVSEGTDDLAARLAALDLPVSREGRLLLVPLADDATYDLILGAVAELDLPLHRLDQRRHRVAELFATREPSHV comes from the coding sequence GTGACACTGCTCGCGACCGAGTCGCTGACCAAGACGTACGGAGGTCGGGTCACCGCGCTGGCCGACCTCACGGTGTCGGTCGAGCCGGGGATCATCGGACTGGTCGGCGCCAACGGCGCCGGCAAATCCACCCTGATCAAGATCCTGCTGGGCCTGCTCGCCCCGACCAGTGGCCGGGTCTCCGTGCTCGGCCTCGACCCCACCACCGACCCGGCGGCGGTCCGCGCCCGGGTCGGCTACATGCCCGAGCACGACGCCCTCCCACCCGACCTCTCCGCCGCCGAACTGGTCACCCACCTCGGGCGGATCAGCGGCCTGCCGCGGACGGTCGCCCGGGAACGGGCCTCCGAGGCGTTGCGCCACGTCGGCCTGCACGAGGAGCGACATCGTGCCGTCGGCGGCTACTCCACCGGCATGAAGCAGCGGGTGAAGCTCGCCCAGGCGCTGGTGCACGACCCCGACCTGCTGCTGCTCGACGAGCCCACCAACGGCCTCGACCCGGCCGGCCGGGACGCCATGCTCGCCCTGATCCACCGGATCGGCACCGAGTTCGGCATCTCGGTGGTGGTCTGCTCGCACCTGCTCGGCGAGGTGGAGCGCATCTGCGACACGCTCGTCGCCATCGACGGCGGGCGGCTGCTGCGCGCCGACCGGGTGGCCGCGATGACCTCCGCCACCGACGTGCTCGCCGTCGAGGTGAGCGAGGGTACGGACGACCTGGCCGCCCGGCTCGCCGCGCTCGACCTGCCAGTGTCCCGGGAGGGGCGGCTGCTGCTCGTCCCGCTCGCCGACGACGCCACCTACGACCTGATCCTCGGCGCGGTCGCCGAGCTGGACCTGCCGCTGCACCGGCTGGACCAGCGGCGGCACCGGGTGGCCGAACTCTTCGCCACGAGGGAGCCCAGCCATGTCTGA
- a CDS encoding ABC transporter permease — MSEPTGVIHDIGYQRYTGPRLGRRHVFGALYLHGLRTAFGLGRSAKAKIFPWLVVGIVVVVAAGLTAVRTQTGQVVMTYAQFADAMSWLVIFFVAVVGPELVSRDLHSGVLPLYFSRPLPRGDYALAKLGALGSALWLLLGAPQVVMFLGAAFTTDDGMRGVWNELGDLLPGLLYAALWAVVFASVGLLIASLTGKRAFAAGGIVAVFLMTAPIVGILSIMPSRTVNELAMLGSPTALIHAVGRYTLGDLLGPGGQAENQIGDFGPVYVAVAVLLVAGCVALLLLRYRKVAAR, encoded by the coding sequence ATGTCTGAGCCGACCGGCGTCATCCACGACATCGGCTACCAGCGCTACACCGGCCCCCGGCTGGGCCGCCGGCACGTCTTCGGCGCGCTCTACCTGCACGGCCTGCGGACCGCGTTCGGCCTCGGCCGGTCCGCCAAGGCGAAGATCTTCCCCTGGCTGGTGGTCGGCATCGTGGTGGTCGTCGCCGCCGGGCTGACCGCGGTACGCACCCAGACCGGCCAGGTCGTCATGACGTACGCCCAGTTCGCCGACGCGATGAGCTGGCTGGTCATCTTCTTCGTCGCGGTGGTCGGGCCGGAGCTGGTCTCCCGCGACCTGCACAGCGGCGTGCTGCCGCTCTACTTCTCCCGCCCGCTGCCCCGCGGAGACTACGCGCTGGCCAAGCTCGGCGCGCTGGGCAGCGCGCTCTGGCTGCTGCTCGGCGCGCCGCAGGTGGTGATGTTCCTGGGCGCCGCGTTCACCACCGACGACGGGATGCGCGGGGTCTGGAACGAGCTCGGCGACCTGCTGCCGGGCCTGCTCTACGCGGCCCTGTGGGCGGTGGTCTTCGCCTCGGTCGGGCTGCTCATCGCCTCGCTCACCGGCAAGCGGGCGTTCGCGGCCGGCGGCATCGTGGCGGTGTTCCTGATGACCGCCCCGATCGTCGGCATCCTGTCGATCATGCCGTCCCGGACGGTCAACGAGCTGGCGATGCTCGGCTCGCCCACCGCCCTGATCCATGCGGTCGGCCGCTACACCCTCGGCGACCTGCTCGGACCCGGTGGGCAGGCCGAAAATCAGATCGGCGACTTCGGGCCGGTCTACGTGGCCGTCGCCGTGCTGCTGGTGGCCGGCTGCGTCGCCCTGCTGCTGCTGCGATACCGGAAGGTGGCCGCCCGATGA
- a CDS encoding ABC transporter ATP-binding protein, with protein sequence MTTISAEPAAPATPASTLDLAGVSRWYGNVVAVNDITMRLGPGVTGLLGPNGAGKTTLLHMMAGFLAPSRGAVTLDGEPTWRNPDVYRRLGLVSEREAVHAFLTAYEFVLASAKLHRLPDPEAAARRAIDLVEMADAQDRRIGTYSKGMRQRTRVAAALVHDPQVLLLDEPFNGMDPRQRLHMMALLHRLGDAGRTILFSSHILEEVEQVSGTVQVMVAGRLAASGDYRTIRRLMTNRPHVFAIRSTDDRALAVALIAEPSVTGVELGRDGLTVRAGDYGAFTRVLPKIALTRGIRVRALTPEDESLESVFSYLVGS encoded by the coding sequence ATGACCACGATCAGCGCGGAGCCGGCGGCCCCGGCCACCCCCGCCTCCACCCTCGACCTCGCCGGCGTCTCCCGCTGGTACGGCAACGTGGTGGCGGTCAACGACATCACCATGCGGCTCGGGCCCGGGGTGACCGGCCTGCTCGGGCCGAACGGCGCGGGCAAGACCACGCTGCTGCACATGATGGCCGGCTTCCTCGCCCCGTCCCGCGGCGCGGTCACCCTCGACGGGGAGCCGACCTGGCGCAACCCCGACGTCTACCGACGACTCGGCCTGGTCAGCGAGCGGGAGGCGGTGCACGCCTTCCTCACCGCGTACGAGTTCGTGCTGGCCAGCGCGAAGCTGCACCGGCTGCCCGACCCGGAGGCCGCGGCCCGCCGGGCGATCGACCTGGTCGAGATGGCCGACGCGCAGGACCGGCGGATCGGCACGTACTCCAAGGGCATGCGGCAGCGCACCCGGGTGGCCGCGGCGCTGGTCCACGACCCGCAGGTGCTGCTGCTCGACGAGCCGTTCAACGGGATGGACCCGCGGCAGCGGCTGCACATGATGGCCCTGCTGCACCGCCTCGGCGACGCCGGCCGGACCATCCTGTTCAGCTCGCACATCCTGGAGGAGGTCGAGCAGGTTTCCGGCACCGTGCAGGTGATGGTCGCCGGCCGGCTGGCCGCCTCCGGCGACTACCGCACCATCCGGCGGCTGATGACCAACCGGCCGCACGTCTTCGCGATCCGCTCCACCGACGACCGGGCCCTCGCGGTCGCGCTGATCGCCGAGCCCTCGGTGACCGGGGTGGAGCTGGGCCGGGACGGGCTCACCGTCCGGGCCGGCGACTACGGCGCCTTCACCCGGGTGCTGCCGAAGATCGCGCTGACCCGGGGCATCCGGGTCCGGGCCCTGACGCCCGAGGACGAATCGCTGGAGAGCGTCTTCTCCTACCTGGTGGGGAGCTGA
- a CDS encoding ABC transporter permease yields the protein MSTVTWITARGLFGRRRFLLLLPLPALLLVLAIVSRWLGVDPGQWGQPVLVGLGLAVVLPVVALIVGTGVLGAEIDDGTVVHILTKPLPRWQIVLPKLAVAAGVSAATVAVPLYVAGVLADSVRLGLGLAAASALGALAYSALFLALSLLTRRPVLLGLVYVLIWEGLLGRFVDGTKVLSIQQWVIALADKMAPTELLGTTVSVPVAAVLTALVAVGATALAIDRLRSFSVAGETS from the coding sequence ATGTCGACCGTTACCTGGATCACCGCTCGCGGGCTGTTCGGCCGGCGCCGGTTCCTGCTGCTGCTCCCACTGCCCGCGCTGCTGCTGGTGCTCGCGATCGTCTCCCGTTGGTTGGGCGTCGACCCGGGCCAGTGGGGGCAGCCGGTGCTGGTCGGGCTCGGGCTGGCCGTGGTGCTGCCGGTGGTCGCGCTGATCGTCGGCACCGGGGTGCTCGGTGCCGAGATCGACGACGGCACGGTGGTGCACATTCTCACCAAGCCGCTGCCGCGCTGGCAGATCGTGCTGCCGAAGCTCGCGGTGGCGGCCGGGGTCAGCGCGGCCACCGTCGCCGTCCCGCTCTACGTCGCGGGCGTGCTCGCCGACTCGGTACGCCTCGGGCTGGGGCTCGCCGCCGCGTCGGCGCTCGGCGCGCTGGCGTACTCGGCGCTGTTCCTGGCGCTCAGCCTGCTGACCCGGCGGCCCGTGCTGCTCGGCCTGGTCTACGTGCTGATCTGGGAGGGGCTGCTCGGCCGGTTCGTGGACGGCACCAAGGTGCTCTCCATCCAGCAGTGGGTGATCGCCCTCGCCGACAAGATGGCCCCGACCGAGCTGCTCGGCACCACCGTCTCGGTCCCGGTGGCGGCGGTCCTGACCGCCCTGGTGGCGGTCGGCGCCACCGCCCTCGCCATCGACCGCCTCCGCTCCTTCTCGGTCGCCGGCGAGACCAGCTGA
- the valS gene encoding valine--tRNA ligase — protein sequence MTGTARTARAGLPERPTLDGLEETWAHRWQEDGTYAFDRTRARERQHVYAIDTPPPTVSGELHMGHVFSYTHTDTVARFQRMRGRTVFYPMGWDDNGLPTERRVQNVYGVRCDPALPYDPDWVPPTTPVSDAARKDPTPISRRNFIELCERLTAADEQVFEALWRRLGLSVDWSLTYTTIGRVARATSQRAFLRNLARGEAYQAEAPTLWDVGFATAVAQAELEDRERPGAYHRLRFHGPAGREVLIDTTRPELLPACVALVCHPDDERYADLVGASARTPVFGVEVPVRAHPLADRAKGTGIAMVCTFGDLADVTWWRELQLDTRVVIGRDGRLLPEPPAGVPAEPYAALAGQTVNGARRTMVELLADAGDLVGEPRPITHPVKFYERGDRPLEIVSTRQWYLRNGGRDAGLREELLARGRELRWVPEHMRHRYEHWVGGLTGDWLVSRQRFFGVPVPVWYRLDDAGEPDWSHPLTPDESMLPVDPSSEPPPGYDEAQRGLPGGFVGDPDVLDTWATSSLTPQIVGGWETDPELFRLVFPMDLRPQGHDIIRTWLFATLLRSHLEFGVLPWRDVELSGWILDPDRKKMSKSKGNVVTPMGLLEQHGSDAVRYWAANGKPGMDLAFDPAQIKVGRRLATKLLNASKFALGLGAADALRAPYDNSSSAGGHNSASAPPGGALDRMKAGLTPRRDLELSATEPLDTAMLAELSGVVGVATSAFEAYDHTAALMATEAFFWRFCDDYIELVKERAYGSGPGADSARAALATALSVQLRLFAPVLPFVTEEVWSWWRYGSVHRAPWPTTYEVGRAVQGPGDPELLRLAADALGQVRRAKSERKLSMKADVPLAEALGPAALLDQLTLVADDLRAAGRIGKLDFLPDRTPELVIACAF from the coding sequence ATGACCGGTACGGCGAGGACGGCCCGCGCCGGTCTCCCCGAGCGTCCGACCCTGGACGGCCTCGAGGAGACCTGGGCGCACCGCTGGCAGGAGGACGGGACGTACGCGTTCGACCGCACCCGCGCACGGGAGCGGCAGCACGTGTACGCGATCGACACCCCGCCGCCGACGGTATCGGGCGAGCTGCACATGGGGCACGTCTTCTCCTACACGCACACCGACACGGTGGCCCGCTTCCAGCGGATGCGCGGCCGGACGGTCTTCTACCCGATGGGCTGGGACGACAACGGCCTGCCCACCGAGCGGCGGGTGCAGAACGTGTACGGAGTGCGCTGCGACCCGGCCCTGCCGTACGACCCCGACTGGGTGCCGCCGACGACGCCGGTGAGCGACGCGGCCCGGAAGGACCCGACCCCGATCTCCCGGCGCAACTTCATCGAGCTGTGCGAACGGCTGACCGCAGCCGACGAGCAGGTCTTCGAGGCGCTGTGGCGGCGGCTCGGGCTGTCGGTGGACTGGTCGCTGACGTACACCACGATCGGGCGGGTGGCCCGGGCGACCAGCCAGCGGGCGTTCCTGCGCAACCTGGCGCGGGGCGAGGCGTACCAGGCGGAGGCGCCGACGCTCTGGGACGTCGGGTTCGCCACCGCGGTGGCGCAGGCCGAGCTGGAGGACCGGGAGCGGCCGGGCGCGTACCACCGGCTGCGGTTCCACGGGCCGGCCGGGCGCGAGGTGCTGATCGACACCACCCGGCCGGAGCTGCTGCCGGCCTGCGTGGCGCTGGTCTGCCACCCCGACGACGAGCGGTACGCGGACCTGGTCGGCGCGTCGGCGCGTACCCCGGTCTTCGGGGTCGAGGTGCCGGTGCGCGCGCACCCGCTGGCGGACCGCGCCAAGGGCACGGGCATCGCGATGGTCTGCACCTTCGGTGACCTGGCCGACGTGACCTGGTGGCGGGAGCTGCAGCTGGACACCCGGGTGGTGATCGGTCGGGACGGGCGGCTGCTGCCCGAGCCGCCGGCCGGGGTGCCGGCGGAGCCCTACGCGGCGCTGGCCGGGCAGACCGTGAACGGCGCCCGGCGCACGATGGTCGAGCTGCTGGCCGACGCCGGCGACCTGGTCGGCGAGCCGCGGCCGATCACCCACCCGGTGAAGTTCTACGAGCGGGGCGACCGCCCGCTGGAGATCGTCTCGACCCGGCAGTGGTACCTGCGCAACGGCGGCCGGGACGCCGGGCTGCGGGAGGAGCTGCTGGCCCGGGGCCGGGAGCTGCGCTGGGTGCCGGAGCACATGCGGCACCGCTACGAGCACTGGGTGGGCGGCCTGACCGGCGACTGGCTGGTCAGCCGGCAGCGCTTCTTCGGCGTGCCGGTGCCGGTGTGGTACCGGCTCGACGACGCTGGCGAGCCGGACTGGTCCCACCCTCTCACACCGGACGAGTCGATGCTCCCGGTCGACCCGTCCAGCGAGCCGCCGCCCGGCTACGACGAGGCGCAGCGCGGTCTGCCGGGCGGCTTCGTCGGCGACCCGGACGTGCTGGACACCTGGGCCACCTCCTCGCTGACCCCGCAGATCGTCGGCGGCTGGGAGACCGACCCGGAGCTGTTCCGCCTGGTGTTCCCGATGGACCTGCGCCCGCAGGGGCACGACATCATCCGGACCTGGCTCTTCGCCACCCTGCTCCGGTCCCACCTGGAGTTCGGCGTGCTGCCCTGGCGGGACGTGGAACTCTCCGGCTGGATCCTCGACCCGGACCGGAAGAAGATGTCCAAGTCCAAGGGGAACGTGGTCACCCCGATGGGCCTGCTGGAGCAGCACGGCTCGGACGCGGTCCGTTACTGGGCCGCGAACGGCAAGCCCGGGATGGACCTGGCGTTCGACCCGGCGCAGATCAAGGTGGGGCGGCGGCTCGCCACCAAGCTGCTCAACGCCTCGAAGTTCGCCCTCGGGCTGGGCGCCGCCGACGCGCTGCGGGCCCCGTACGACAACTCCAGCTCGGCTGGCGGCCATAATTCGGCCTCCGCGCCGCCAGGCGGCGCTCTGGACCGAATGAAGGCCGGTCTGACGCCGCGCCGCGACCTGGAGCTGTCGGCCACCGAGCCGCTGGACACCGCCATGCTCGCCGAACTCTCCGGCGTGGTGGGGGTGGCGACGTCCGCGTTCGAGGCGTACGACCACACCGCCGCGCTGATGGCGACGGAGGCGTTCTTCTGGCGGTTCTGCGACGACTACATCGAGCTGGTGAAGGAGCGCGCCTACGGCTCCGGGCCGGGGGCGGACTCCGCCCGGGCGGCGCTGGCCACCGCGCTCTCGGTGCAGTTGCGACTGTTCGCCCCGGTGCTGCCCTTCGTCACCGAGGAGGTCTGGTCCTGGTGGCGGTACGGCTCGGTGCACCGCGCCCCGTGGCCCACCACCTACGAGGTCGGTCGGGCGGTGCAGGGGCCGGGTGACCCGGAGCTGCTGCGGCTGGCCGCGGACGCGCTGGGCCAGGTGCGGCGGGCCAAGTCGGAGCGGAAGTTGTCGATGAAGGCGGACGTGCCGCTGGCCGAGGCGCTCGGCCCGGCGGCCCTGCTCGACCAGCTCACCCTGGTCGCCGACGACCTCCGCGCGGCGGGCCGGATCGGCAAACTCGACTTCCTCCCCGACCGCACCCCCGAGCTGGTCATCGCCTGCGCCTTCTGA